The sequence CGCTCAACCAACACTGGCTATCACTCAACGGAGCTCCTACAACGTCACCCGATCATTGCATGTACCAACTACCAATAGATATCTCCAATAACTCTGATGTACTCTGTTGTGTACATGCATCCTTGTACTCTATATATAGGACTCAATCCTCATCAATAAAGGTTGTCCACTCGAGTTTATTCTCATTCAGGGAGCATTCATATTTTGTTTAACGTCGCAGTCGCGAATACATCCCACTTTGTAAAGTTTCGAATTGGTAATTTCAATTTTGGACAAGATTTTGAACTCTCaaatagcaaaagaaaaaactttCAACAAAAAGTTATGCCGGCAACTTCAATTCAAACAACAACGATGGGAATTTAAATTTCCAATTAGGAATAGGAGGAGTTTTCATATGAAATTTTGAACTTTCAACTCAGAATACAACTTCAAACAAGAGAGATTGCAAACTTTTTGTTGGATATTTAAACAATCAACCTATCATTGGACTTCTTGGATTGAGCAGGGAAAAGGGGGTTCGAGGGAGACTGGGTTGATGAAGCACCATTGATTAGGTTCTTACCAACTAAATTTCCAAGATCTAATCTTTTTGTCATGACATCGTGCCATGCTGGAAAAAAACATAACTGACACACTGTGAGACCTTAAAGCTTCACTTGATCAACATAATTGCTAGCCCTAAGATCAAATACCCTAAGTGCAGAAGCGTGAGGTGTTTACCTGAGTTCGGTGACACCATCTGATGAGGGTGAAGTGGTCGCCGAAGTGAGGAAGAGGCTTTGACCGATGTAGTTGATTGCCAGCACATAGTGGATGAAGAGGCGGCAGTAGCCTTCACCTTGTTTACTGCGTTCTCTTAGGATCGGATTAGAGTTTGTGGGGGGAAGATTAGCCTAACATGCGAAAATCTGGTCACATGCCCTACGGGACCCCCCCCTGGTTTATATCAAGCGCAGCACAAGGTGAGACCACCACCATTTGTTGGTTGGAGCTCCCGATCAGAGCGTATGGAGGGCAAACGGTCCTCCTTTTATCTCGGTCACGTCAGGGATAaggccgagatcaattccaacacacACAACTTGCCATGGCACCTAGACCCCAAGTGGCATGGTAAAACTTTTTCATTCCACACAGGATTGTGTGACAAGCAGGAACCTTATGCAATGTGTGATATGGCAATGTTGTCGTGCCATATCACTACGTTGACGTGGCTAAAAGgattataattaaaaaaaattagttggtATAggattatttttaatatattagtTTATAAAGAGTTAGAAATTAAAAAACAGTTATTGGGTGGTTAGTATCAGGGTGCAGTGGATGGTGCTCTTCTTTGACAAAACTGACATAGTCGTGAATTTGAGATGCATAATTTCGGCAGATAGATACTCATACTAGCAGGCACCATATTCTTTTTGCAGGTATACAGGTCGGACGGATTATATACCATGGATGCCACACGGTGGAGGATTGCAATGAATAGCAGTTTCACAGTGAGAATATTGCATAACTTGGAATCTCAGATATTTCATCACGAAGAAATTTAGGAGTTTTCGGATACTTATCTAGTCTTAAAATTTAACAAAGCAGGGACAGAGCTGAAAAGATGGGAGCGGGAACGCAAGAGCCGAAAACCGAAGCCGGAAGCGTGCAGCTTGCAAAGCTGTCTCCCTACGTTAGCGCCCAAACCCACCGAGAAACAGAAACCAACCAAAAATGGAAGCTTGCAAAGCTTTAAgcgctccctccctcccctgcTCCTTCCATATCTCATACCTCCTTCCACTGTcactctatctctctctttccaACGGACCAGGGTTCGACGGGGGCGGGGCGGCAGAGGAGGAGCGGCCGCTGAAGGTGGCGTTCGAGTCCCCCGCGGAGCACTTCACGGACGCGGCGCCGATCGGAAACGGCAGCCTCGGCGCCATGGTCTGGGGCGGCGTCGCCTCCGAAAAGCTCCAGCTCAACCGTAAGTGACGTCTGCTTGCTCTGTCCTGATCTCCCATTCATTCCGGTTTCTTGTTTCATTTGATCGGCTAATCAAGTGCTGTGGCGTTATTCCAAGAACAGCGCCCAGCAGGCGTTCGACGGAATGCCCCAACGAAAGGATACATACGCACCAACCCTTTATTTTGTTGGCACAAGACAATTCAAGATCGTATCTGTAACGTGCCGGCTTGAATTGTTGTTGCAGATGGCTCTTTATGGACCGGTGTGCCTGGAGACTAAACTGATACAAAAGCACCTGCTGCCCTTGCGGTGGTCAGGAAGCTGGTTGATGAAGGAAGGTTCCTTGAAGCCACCGCCGCAGCCTCGGGGCTTACCGGTGGCTTGAACGAGGTACGCATGATGTGAGCTTGCCAGTTGTCATTGTGTTCTGTTTTGCGCAGCAGAACATGTTACTGATTGTTCTGTTGCGCTGATGCAATGTATTGATTATTTTGTTATGGTGATGCAAAGCCTTGCAATGGACCAATTATAcctttataaaaaatatagcatttaTACTTGAACATTTTCCATCTTAGACTGTTGTAACAATTATATGTCACTACAGCCAGTGATCTTAAAAACTTCTGTTTAGTGATAGGGTTGTAGCTAAATTCTTTGGTTCTGTGCTCTGAATCTTCAATTAACTCTACCACTCATATGCAGCCCATAGATCTTAGCTCCTTTACTTCATTACGTAGAATATGTTTagtctctattttttttctcaaacatgTAGGAGAGTTGCGTGTTATTTTATTAAAGAAGAAAGAGTAAACAAGTACAGCATCAAACCACCCACTGTAACCTTAGAAATACGCGCCACAAACAAAACAAAGTAAAAACGACCGACAAAGGAAAACTAGAAAGGGACCTTAGACTACCCAAGCAGACTTCGGAGTTCTTTAGCTCTGGCAACACACCACAGTGTGGCTTCATTTGCTACTATCCTCAGGACCAAACTCACATTTGGCACATCACCATTGAATACACAACCATTGAGGTGCTTCCAAATTTCTCAAGCAACAAGGATTATGAGAGAGTTGAAGCCCTTAATATGTTGCTTTATCAACCATCTTGAGGACTCGACACCACTAGATAGAGAACACAGCCATTCCCGGCTGTAGAAGTGCGGAGTCACCAATTGCAGCCTGACCTTCTATAGGACAGCAAACCACACTTGTCTAGCAAACACGCATGACACCAGCAAATGTCGGATTGATTCATCAACCTAATCACAAAGAGGGCAGGACGCCGGAAGTGGTAGCCCTCGCTTGGCCAATCTGTCCACCGTCCAACAACGATTAAGGATTGCAAGCCATACGAAGAACTTGCAATGTAATGGCACCCAAGACTTCCACACCCGCTTCAATGGTGCAAACCTAATCGAGCCAACAAAGAATGCATTGTAGGCTGACTTACTTGAATAGACCCCAAATCCTGATATTTTCCATATGTGTTGGTCATGTACGCTTTGATGGAGAACAAATCCCttccatcaaatcccaaatctgtAGGTATTCCTCAATTGCCCTCACGATAAGGCTTTAGCCTCTATTTGGCAATGAATTAAAAGTATACGTGTGTGTGATACAAAGTAAAACTCTACATGTTATTGCTTGACTTATGTGGTACTTCATATTTTAAAGAATCACGATTGTTGTTGACTTTCGAATTGAGAATATTATTCATGCAACACTTCGGTTAATGTGTTCCACAAATGTAGAATGATATAATGAGTCACTGTACGTGCATTTTCAGATTTATAATCATCTGATATAGATGTTCATAACTTCATGTAGATTATAAGGAAAAGATATTTCATATTTATTCCTTTGATGAAGGTCTACCAATCTCTTGGAGACATAAACCTAGAGTTCGAAACATCCCATCAGGAGTGCAGTTCGTACAAAAGAGAGCTTGATTTACATACTGCAATTGTATGGATCACGTACAATGTTGGTGAAGTTCAGTACACTAGAGAGCACTTCGACTCAAATCCACAGCAGGTCATTGTCACCAAGATCTCTGCGAACAAATCAGGACATGTATCCTTCACATTATCCTTGAACAGTCCATTAAACCACAATGTCCATGTAGTTAAAGCAAATGAAACGATCATGGAATGTACCTGCCCTGAAAGAAGACCCACGCCGCAGAAAAATGGATTAGAAAAAGCTACTGGCATGAAGTTTGCAGCTGTACTCAGCTTGCAGATGGGTGGTGCTGGGGCAAAAGcaacaattctttttttttctcgaacacgtaTGAGAGCTGCATATCTTTATATTAAAGAAAGAAGAATAGGTCCCAAAACAAACTCTACCGAAGGTAGAGCACCAACACACACACCCCTGGGTACTAGATTAACCTATGCCCCCGTTATGGGATTACAACTACCACTCTAGCTAGGATCTAATCCGGCCACAGGTTACTCAGCCCTTCCTCCCTAGCTAAACACCATAGCCAAACGTTGTTAGCTATGTCACAGAGAATGTCTTGAACTTGTGGCGAGGCTCCATTGAAAACACAAACGTTACGATGTTTCCATACCCATCACGCTCCAAGGATCAAAAGAGAGTTGAATCCTTTTCTTCGTTGTTTATCGATACTTTGATGAGCTTGATGCCACCAGTCCTCAAACACCAGATGATGGGGATCACGTGCGAAGCTCTGCAGCCCAACACACCCTAATAGCTGAAACCACACCTCCTGAGCAAAGATACAATTAGTGAGGAGATATTGCATTGTCTCGTCATCTTGATCACACAAGGGACAGAACATCGGATGCGGTAAGCCACGCCTCACCAATCGGTCAGCTGTCCAGCAACGATTACAAATCGCCagccaaatgaaaaatttaCACCGTAAAGGCGTCCAAGTTCTCCATACATGTTTCCATGGCTTGAAACCAATAGCACCAGTGAATAAGGCCCTTTAGGCCGATCTGGAAGAAAAGCTCCCGATCCTGTCCATGTCTAGATGTGTAAATCTTGCATTTCTAGTTGCAATATGATCCCTTCAATGGTGTCCCATAGCTGCAAGAACTCTACCAAAACATCAACAGATAGACATCCCCTTATGTCCTGCACCCACTGACGGGTTTGTAAGGCCTGTGCTACTGTCTGTTGCCTCAGGTTGCGTCTCAGAACTGTGGTGATCAAGGATGGCGCAATTTCCGCAATGGAATGGCCATGGAGCCACTGGTCTGTCCAGGATAGCGTCGTCTGGCCGTTACCCACTTAAGTGGTCATTGAGATTGCAAACAAAGCTGCAGTATTAGCATGAACTGTCACTTGAAGTCCTGCCCAAGGACGGCCCAACTAGGTTTTCTTCAACCATAACCATTGCATGCAAAACGCCCATCCAAGCATTTCAGATTATGAATGCCAGGTCCACCAAGCTCAAGTGGTTTGCAAACCTTGCTCCAAGCCACAAGACAGTTCTCGCCATTGACTTGCTCTTGCCCTTTTCAAAGAAAAGCTCGACGCCTCTTGTCAATTGCTTCAATTACCCACTTGGGGAGGTTCATGGCCATCAATTAGTATATGGGGATGGTGGTGAGGACATATTTAACCAGTATCAACCTTCCGGATTTATCCATAAGAGCAGCCTTGCAACCAAGCAACTTGTTAGCCACTTTGTCAATCAATGGCAGCAGGTTAGCCTTAGTTGGCTTCTTAATTGAGAGAAGAAGTCCTAGATAATTGCATGGGAAATCCATTACTGCACACGGTAATGCTGCTTGGATGACCACCAGATCAATTTCTTGGCAAATGGATGGGGGTCGCCAAGCACTTTTGTATATTGGTTCTAAGACCGAATGCATCCCCAAAAGAGCAAGTATTTCTTTGATCAAGTTCAGCTCACAAGTGACATGACGTAGGAAGAGGATGACATCATCCTCATATAACAACACCCGGTATCCCGTGGAGTGAGTGGTCAGAGGCTGTAACAACCCCTCTGCACTTGCCTTGCTGGTTAGCGCATTTAGCACATCCATGATAAGGATAAACAGCATGGGGGACAGAGGGTCCCCTTGGCACAGCCCTCGATGATGCCTAATAACTTCCCTGGCATTAGCATGGAAGAAAGATGTGTTGGCGTCTCTGTCCTTCAACCAACAGATGTGGGAACGCAAAAGAGCGATAGTTCTTTCTAGAGAGGCCAACCCAAGACAGTGCCGCTTCAACTCGCACCTAAGCCATTCCTCATCTGGGGAGAGGATCCGAAAGTCTTATGCTATCTCCAGGCGATGAAGCACTTCTTTGGCTAGCTGCAGTTGTTGTTTTATATGCCCAATTTGTCGTTGGCTCCAAGATTGTAGAGCATGTGTTAGacacttgagcttgatggaGAAGCGCTTGAGAGGACAAGTGACATTAACCGGTGCTGCCCAAGAATCAGTAACCACATCATAGAATCTGGAAAGCTTGGGCTAGAAGCTTTCAAAATGAAATCAACGCTTGCACTTGACACCATCTTTGAGGCCCAAAATGAGAAGACAGTGATCAAACATAGAGGTCCCATGGCCCTGAAGGAGGCAACCTAGGTATAAGAGTTCCCACATGGTCAAGTTTCACAAGCGTCAGTGCTTTCCGCCCATTCGACCATGTGTAACGACGCCCGAGTAGTGGAATTTCTTTGAGCTCTAGATCATCCAGTAATTGTCGAAAACGCCCCATCATGGCTCTATTCACATTGTGGTTGTTCTTGTCCTCAGATTGGTAGATTAAGTTAAAATCCCCGGCAACCATCCAGGGGCCAGAACAAAGCGATCTGACCACCTGTAACTCCTTGAGAAATGCAAACTTTTCAGCATCTTGATGTGGGCCATACACACCAGTAAACCACCAAACTGGCTCCTCATGTGGTTTGAATTGCATTGGCACAGAGTGGCGGTTAACTCTCCAAGCTATTGCTTCAAACTTGTAAGCCTTCCATGCAGTCAGGATTCCCCCCCTTGTGTCTTCCGTAGGAAGGAAAACAAACTTGTCAAAATCAAGACCCAGGATAGAGAGAATATCGTAGGTTGAGATATAGGttaattttgtttcttgaagACAAATAATATCCGGACGACATGAGTCAACAACGTCTCGTACAACATCCCTCCTAATGGTGGAATTCAATTCGCGGGCGTTCCAAATTAGAATATTGGAGGCATTCATTTTAAACAAAATATAACCAACCAAGGGAACTCCATCAGCGATCAACAAGTAGCAGATGTTGCCTCCGCCACCATCGCCTAAGAGTTCTCCGATGTAGACCAACAAAAAATAGTTGCTAGTGCCGTAATGTGCGCTCGGCCTAATGGTTTGTCGAAGAGCTTCATGTACTTGTCTTGAGCTTCCTGTGTGATCTATTCTTGCTCTCCGAGGAACCCTAGCCTACGCATCACTTGCATCGGAGCCTACTGGTTCGAGGAGCTAATGCACGAACGGTTAGTGATCTGCCGGCTACGCCTTGGGTTGAAGTTCGGCGGAagggtcttctttcttcttatcTGAACGACAGGCATAGGCAAAAGGGCTTCAACGGGCTTGGACATCTTGGCCAAGAAAGCAGACAGAGTTGAATGCTTAGGCCCCTTtgatgatgcagcagcagtaAGATCAGATGTCCCAGCCCCATTAGATTCACAAGTCCTCCTAGAATATACATGATTGCAAGTTTTGGGCTTGTAGCAGCCTCGAGTGTTGGGAATCAACGCCATGTCTGCATCAGGCTCCTCGAGAATTGGAA is a genomic window of Phragmites australis chromosome 24, lpPhrAust1.1, whole genome shotgun sequence containing:
- the LOC133908041 gene encoding alpha-L-fucosidase 2-like, which gives rise to MEACKALSAPSLPCSFHISYLLPLSLYLSLSNGPGFDGGGAAEEERPLKVAFESPAEHFTDAAPIGNGSLGAMVWGGVASEKLQLNHGSLWTGVPGD